ATGTCGATGGAGGTATCCCTCGGCATTTTGATATCAATAGCCCCTTGTTTAACCGTTTCGCTAGCGGGCATAAAGGAAACCGCTAAATTAGGCACAGTGCCGATAATCGAAATAACGAACACGACCCCTGCAATGAGCAATGTTTTGATGCGGTTATTTAGCGACCAAATGATGGCATTTTTATATTTCCGTCCCATTGGACCTATGTGCGTTTCGTCATGCGTCGAAACCTTCTTGCTTTTAAGTACCATGAGCTTTGCCAGCATTGGGATAACCGTTAATGCAACGATTAATGAAGACATTAAAGCGACAACAAGTGTAATGGCAAATGGACGGAACACTTCGCCAACAACTCCGCTGACGAACCCAATTGGCCCGAACACGCCAACCGTTGTAATGGTTGAAGAAGTAATCGCACTGGACACCTGCTTGGTCGCCAACTTAATCACAGATTCATTTCGTTCCTGTGCTTTTTCCAGTTGACTGTAAATGTTCTCGATAACAACAATACTATCGTCCACAACCCGGCCGACTGCGATCGCCATGCCTCCAAGAGTCATAATGTTCAAGGAAATTCCCAAAGGACCCATGACTAACAAGGTAACAAGGATGGATAATGGGATAGAGACGAGTACAATGAATGTCATACGAATATTACGCAGGAAGAGCAAGATCATTAAAGAGGCGAGTATCGCACCCAATCCGCCTTCTTGCACCATCCCGTGAATAGACTGTTTGATGTCGTTGGCTGAATTGTAAATAGAATGAAATTTCACACCAGGCAGCGATTGCTCCCATCCCTTAATGAGCTTATCAGCACTATCCGCAAACTCAACGGCATTGGCTGCTTTCGTTTTATAGAGCAGAACACCGATAGCCGGTTTATCATCTAATCTGGCGATAAACTTGGATTCGCTGATGGCCTCTACTTTGGCAAGCTGCTTGAGCAGAAGCGTGTCGCCGGTTTTCGTTGTAATTTTCAAATTATCCAAATTATAGATCGTATCGAATTCACTTTTTACCCGAACCATCTGGGAGTTGCCGTTAAAATCAACGGTACCCGCTGGACTGGAAACAAGCGATGCTTTAATTAATTCCGCAACCTCCGAAGGCGTTAATCCATAGTTATTGATGGCTGGCGCCTCTAACTTGATAGTCAATACGGCATCTTGATTACCGACGGAGTCAACGTGGTCGATCCCCTTTAATCCAGTAAAGCCAGGAAGAATCGTATCTTTGTAATTCTTATCCAACTCGGTTTGGTTAATGCCCTCTCCGCCGTATACAGCCAAATAGTATACGGGGTCTGATGCAAACCCGGCTGTTAATACTTTGGGCTTCTCAGCGCCTTGCGGCATCTTTACATTAGCGACCAAACTCTCGACGTCTTTCTTGACGTCTTCCGGCTTCTTGCTCTGCTCTAACTCTAGTACTATCTGCGAGTAATTATCTTGTGAACTGGACGTTAAATTTTTCAATCCGTCCAAACCAGCTACCGCTTTCTCAAGCGGTTTCGTAATTTCGTCCAGCACATCCTTAGGAGGTGCTACGTATGTCGTACTAATAATAACTACAGGAAACGTAATATCAGGCATACTTTCTACCTTAAGTGTGGTTGTAGAAAACGTTCCTCCTACAACCAATAACAGCATAATGATAAAAACCGCTGCTATGTTTTTCATTGAAAAATTAGTTAACTTGGACATTCTCACTTCTCCCCTATCACCAGCTTTAATACGGTACTCCTTTACTGCCTACTTTCTCATCATACTTGGCAATTCTTAACAAAAGATAAACTAATGTTGAAAACTTTATGTTTTTTTCACGATCTGGATTCATTATATCTCTTCATTTCCATAATTACAGGTGAGGGAAGTCATATCCCAGTCATAAAATGGTCATATGAATCTTCTCTGCCATATGACTCGATATGACTGAATAAGAAAAAAGCGAAGGCTGAGCG
Above is a genomic segment from Paenibacillus sp. HWE-109 containing:
- a CDS encoding efflux RND transporter permease subunit — encoded protein: MSKLTNFSMKNIAAVFIIMLLLVVGGTFSTTTLKVESMPDITFPVVIISTTYVAPPKDVLDEITKPLEKAVAGLDGLKNLTSSSQDNYSQIVLELEQSKKPEDVKKDVESLVANVKMPQGAEKPKVLTAGFASDPVYYLAVYGGEGINQTELDKNYKDTILPGFTGLKGIDHVDSVGNQDAVLTIKLEAPAINNYGLTPSEVAELIKASLVSSPAGTVDFNGNSQMVRVKSEFDTIYNLDNLKITTKTGDTLLLKQLAKVEAISESKFIARLDDKPAIGVLLYKTKAANAVEFADSADKLIKGWEQSLPGVKFHSIYNSANDIKQSIHGMVQEGGLGAILASLMILLFLRNIRMTFIVLVSIPLSILVTLLVMGPLGISLNIMTLGGMAIAVGRVVDDSIVVIENIYSQLEKAQERNESVIKLATKQVSSAITSSTITTVGVFGPIGFVSGVVGEVFRPFAITLVVALMSSLIVALTVIPMLAKLMVLKSKKVSTHDETHIGPMGRKYKNAIIWSLNNRIKTLLIAGVVFVISIIGTVPNLAVSFMPASETVKQGAIDIKMPRDTSIDMMSEKTKEIEAHLKSFKDKTGETSFKYIESLIGYNGTSDRYAYRTTMFFEYSKGTDSDAATKTYKEEMLKLLPKGSDVNIQLFTGGPPTSTGGDLSYALKGDDQLYLKVAAEMVKEKMKEFPELNDIKDSLSDSKTEVEITVDQNKARSYGLSTAQILQTVNSWIAEEKLGDLKFNNVTYETKVLLNPVYKNSVDKLEAFLIKAPTGQTVQLNEIAKVKQIDSPNSISRANQEQIISVNAKILSEDKGGVSKKVVAELAKLELPSGVTQEVKGVTDDINKSFMEMFMAIIASIFIVYMVMVIAFGNARAPLAILFSLPLAAIGGLVGLLVTRESVNVTSLIGFLMLIGIVVTNAIVLVDRVQQLREQNYEIRDALIEAGITRLRPIIMTAGATIMALMPLALGLSEGTIISKGLAVVVIGGLTTSTILTLVIVPIIYEMLFKKRDRRWFKRKGKTSSLPSEQATSALQ